In Clostridiales bacterium, one genomic interval encodes:
- a CDS encoding trigger factor: MKCKAEKSGKSAVKLTIEVENKEFLEAVQKSYFRNVKKFNIPGFRKGKAPKNIIERYYGNEIFFEDAVEIIFRSKYPEAVKGNSIEPIDNPTLDIKQIGKDKDLILELEVAVKPEVELGEYMGIEIEKVEYNVTDEDVQKEVETAAKKNARIKTVEDRAIKNDDIATISYKGTIDGVAFEGGSSDEHKLTIGSGEFIEGFEEQLVGAKLNDELKVKVTFPENYFKKELSNKEAVFEVKILKIEEKELPVIDDEFAKDVSEFDTLDEYKKSIRDKLEKIAQDNTKIETENRVIEKVVENATVDIPDVMIKRQVDNLINDFEHRLSHQGVDLNTYLMYTGSNIETLRESFEERAKREVKAQLVIEAITKKENIEALEEEIKEEIENIAKVYNVTEEDFYEGFSDEDKRYVRNNVAVKKCIKILVDNAKMSE, encoded by the coding sequence ATGAAGTGTAAAGCAGAGAAATCAGGAAAGAGTGCAGTTAAGCTTACTATTGAAGTTGAAAATAAAGAGTTTTTAGAAGCTGTACAAAAATCGTATTTTAGAAATGTGAAGAAGTTTAACATTCCAGGATTTAGAAAGGGTAAAGCCCCTAAAAATATAATAGAGAGATATTATGGAAATGAAATTTTCTTTGAAGATGCAGTAGAAATTATTTTTAGATCGAAGTATCCAGAGGCTGTTAAGGGAAATAGTATAGAGCCAATAGATAATCCAACTCTAGATATAAAGCAAATAGGAAAAGATAAGGATTTAATCTTAGAGCTTGAGGTAGCAGTTAAGCCTGAAGTAGAGTTGGGTGAGTATATGGGTATAGAGATAGAAAAGGTTGAATATAATGTAACAGACGAAGATGTTCAAAAAGAGGTAGAGACTGCAGCAAAGAAAAACGCAAGAATAAAGACAGTTGAAGATAGAGCAATAAAAAATGATGATATTGCTACAATTTCTTATAAGGGAACTATAGATGGTGTTGCATTTGAAGGAGGTTCTTCAGATGAACATAAGCTTACTATAGGTTCTGGTGAGTTTATAGAAGGTTTTGAGGAACAATTAGTTGGAGCAAAATTAAATGATGAATTAAAGGTAAAGGTTACATTCCCGGAGAATTACTTCAAAAAGGAGTTGTCTAACAAAGAAGCTGTGTTTGAAGTGAAAATTTTGAAGATAGAAGAAAAAGAGCTTCCAGTTATCGATGATGAATTTGCTAAAGATGTAAGTGAGTTTGATACATTAGATGAGTACAAAAAAAGTATAAGGGATAAGCTTGAAAAAATAGCACAAGATAATACAAAAATCGAAACTGAGAATAGAGTAATAGAAAAAGTAGTTGAGAATGCTACTGTGGATATTCCTGATGTAATGATAAAAAGACAAGTTGACAATTTGATAAACGATTTTGAACACAGATTAAGTCATCAAGGAGTGGATTTGAATACATATTTGATGTACACAGGTTCTAATATAGAAACATTAAGGGAAAGTTTTGAAGAGAGAGCGAAAAGAGAAGTAAAAGCTCAGTTGGTTATAGAAGCAATTACGAAGAAAGAAAACATTGAAGCTTTAGAAGAAGAGATAAAAGAGGAAATTGAAAATATTGCTAAAGTTTACAATGTAACTGAAGAGGACTTCTATGAAGGATTTAGTGATGAAGATAAGAGATATGTTAGAAATAACGTGGCAGTAAAAAAATGCATAAAAATTCTAGTAGATAATGCAAAGATGAGTGAATAG
- a CDS encoding glutamine--tRNA ligase/YqeY domain fusion protein — MEENERVYSNFIQDIIDEDISSGRCTRKIHTRFPPEPNGYLHIGHAKSICLNFTLAKQNNGICNLRFDDTNPSKEEVEYVDSIMEDVRWLGFDWEDRLYYASGYFDKLYEFAVELIKKGKAYVCDLTADDIREYRGTLTEPGKNSPYRDRSVEENLDLFMRMKNGEFADGEKVLRAKIDMASPNVNMRDPVIYRILKVDHHRTGDKWCIYPMYDYAHPLSDYLEGITHSVCTLEFEAHRPLYDWVLKALDLKNCPRQIEFARLNLNYTVMSKRKLLELVKNGYVDGWDDPRMPTISGLRKRGYTPSSIRDFCARIGISKAESTVDIGLLEHCIREELNHDARRCMVVLRPLKLVIDNYPEDMLEEFDADNNPEDENRGTRKVKFSKVVYIERDDFMENPPNKYYRLAPGKEVRLKHAYFVKCESFVKDEKTGEIVEVHCTYDPTTRGGNAEDGRKVKGTIQWVSDKYAVPARVNLYNNLFTAENPDDSEGKTYKDYLNPNSLEVLEDAKAELFLQDEKVGTRYQFLRIGYFILDSKEEGKLVFNRIVGLKDSWAKILKK; from the coding sequence ATGGAAGAGAATGAGAGAGTTTATTCTAATTTTATTCAAGATATAATAGATGAGGATATATCGAGTGGACGGTGTACTAGAAAAATACATACAAGGTTTCCACCAGAGCCAAATGGTTATTTGCATATAGGTCATGCTAAGTCTATTTGTTTAAACTTTACTTTAGCAAAGCAGAATAATGGAATATGTAACTTAAGGTTTGATGATACCAACCCAAGCAAAGAGGAAGTAGAGTATGTTGATTCCATAATGGAGGATGTAAGATGGTTAGGGTTTGATTGGGAAGATAGATTATATTATGCATCAGGTTATTTTGACAAACTATATGAATTTGCAGTGGAATTAATAAAAAAAGGGAAAGCGTATGTGTGTGATCTAACAGCGGATGATATACGTGAGTATAGGGGTACATTGACGGAGCCTGGTAAGAATAGTCCATATAGAGATAGGTCAGTAGAAGAGAATTTGGATTTATTCATGAGAATGAAGAATGGAGAATTTGCTGATGGAGAGAAGGTATTAAGAGCAAAGATAGATATGGCATCGCCTAATGTAAACATGAGGGATCCTGTAATATATAGAATACTAAAAGTTGATCATCATAGAACAGGGGATAAGTGGTGTATATACCCAATGTACGATTATGCTCATCCATTGTCAGATTATCTAGAAGGGATAACTCATTCGGTGTGTACATTGGAGTTTGAGGCACATAGACCATTGTATGACTGGGTGCTAAAAGCTTTAGATTTGAAAAATTGTCCACGTCAGATAGAGTTTGCAAGGTTAAACTTAAATTATACAGTGATGAGTAAAAGAAAATTACTGGAGTTGGTGAAGAACGGTTATGTAGATGGATGGGATGATCCTAGAATGCCGACTATATCAGGCCTAAGAAAAAGAGGATATACACCATCGTCAATAAGGGATTTTTGTGCAAGGATAGGTATATCAAAAGCAGAAAGCACAGTTGATATAGGGCTTCTTGAGCATTGTATACGTGAGGAATTAAACCACGATGCGAGACGTTGTATGGTTGTGCTTCGTCCATTAAAGCTAGTGATTGACAATTATCCAGAGGATATGTTAGAGGAGTTTGATGCAGATAATAATCCAGAGGATGAGAATAGAGGGACAAGGAAAGTAAAATTTTCAAAGGTGGTATATATAGAAAGAGATGACTTTATGGAAAACCCACCTAACAAGTACTATAGGCTTGCACCAGGTAAGGAAGTTAGATTGAAACATGCATATTTTGTGAAATGCGAAAGCTTTGTAAAGGATGAAAAGACTGGAGAGATTGTTGAAGTTCATTGTACATATGATCCGACTACAAGAGGTGGTAATGCCGAAGATGGAAGGAAAGTTAAAGGAACAATACAATGGGTGTCAGATAAGTACGCAGTGCCAGCTAGGGTTAATCTTTACAACAATTTATTTACAGCAGAGAATCCTGATGATAGTGAGGGCAAGACATATAAGGATTACCTAAATCCAAATTCATTGGAGGTATTGGAGGATGCAAAAGCTGAGTTGTTCTTACAAGATGAGAAAGTAGGTACAAGATACCAGTTCTTGCGAATAGGATATTTTATATTGGATTCAAAAGAGGAAGGTAAACTTGTATTTAATAGGATAGTGGGATTAAAGGATTCGTGGGCAAAGATATTGAAAAAGTAG
- a CDS encoding glutamate--tRNA ligase: MNKRVRTRYAPSPTGYMHIGNLRTALYEYLIAKKNKGDFVLRIEDTDQERYVPGAVEVIYKTLKMAGLKHDEGPDIGGDYGPYVQSERKNIYLEYAKKLVDKGEAYYCFCTKERLSKLKESQSQYGEEGFKYDRHCLHLKKEEIEKNLLEGVPYVIRQKMPTEGVTGFDDFVYGHIDIENKELDDQILIKSDGLPTYNFANVIDDHLMKITHIVRGNEYLTSTPKYNLLYKAFGWELPSYVHVPLILKNSGQKLSKRAGDPSFEDLVEQGYLVEAIVNYVVLLGWSPKGNQEIFSLAELEDVFDISGISKSPAIFDINKLNWMNTEYIRMMDKDKFHELALPYYKNLDKSVLDIRRISELIQGRVERLTDIPDKLTCFLLLPEYDNEIYVHKKMKTTLEMSRDNLKVALKILDKVDNWTEDAIHNALFSAIQDMGIKNGQMLWPVRTAVTGLPASPGGAIEIAYILGKTETLRRIRVGIEKLGGLN, encoded by the coding sequence ATGAACAAAAGAGTGAGAACAAGGTATGCACCAAGTCCAACAGGTTACATGCACATAGGAAATTTAAGAACGGCTTTGTATGAGTATTTAATTGCGAAAAAAAATAAAGGGGATTTTGTGCTAAGAATAGAGGACACAGATCAGGAAAGATATGTCCCGGGTGCGGTAGAGGTAATATATAAGACACTAAAGATGGCAGGATTAAAACATGATGAGGGTCCAGATATTGGAGGAGATTATGGCCCGTATGTACAAAGTGAAAGAAAAAATATATATCTAGAGTATGCAAAAAAATTAGTTGATAAAGGTGAGGCGTATTATTGCTTTTGTACAAAAGAGAGATTGAGTAAGCTTAAGGAATCGCAATCTCAGTACGGTGAAGAAGGATTTAAATATGATAGACATTGCCTTCATTTAAAAAAAGAGGAGATAGAGAAAAATTTATTGGAAGGTGTGCCATATGTTATAAGACAAAAGATGCCAACAGAAGGAGTTACGGGGTTTGATGATTTTGTATATGGGCATATTGATATAGAAAATAAAGAATTAGATGATCAGATACTTATAAAGTCTGATGGGCTTCCTACGTACAATTTTGCCAATGTAATAGATGATCACTTAATGAAGATAACACATATTGTGCGAGGCAATGAGTACTTAACGTCTACACCAAAGTATAATTTGTTGTATAAGGCTTTTGGGTGGGAGTTGCCTTCATATGTTCATGTTCCGTTAATATTAAAAAATTCGGGACAAAAATTAAGTAAGAGAGCAGGAGATCCTTCTTTTGAGGATTTAGTTGAGCAGGGCTACTTAGTTGAGGCAATAGTAAACTATGTAGTGCTTTTGGGATGGAGTCCTAAGGGTAATCAAGAAATATTTTCATTAGCTGAGTTAGAGGATGTATTTGATATAAGTGGTATAAGCAAATCACCTGCGATATTTGATATAAATAAATTGAACTGGATGAATACTGAGTACATAAGAATGATGGACAAGGATAAATTCCATGAGCTTGCTTTACCGTATTATAAAAACTTGGATAAGAGTGTGTTAGATATACGAAGAATAAGTGAGCTAATTCAAGGAAGAGTTGAAAGATTGACGGATATTCCAGATAAGTTAACTTGTTTTTTGTTGTTGCCGGAGTACGACAATGAGATATATGTGCATAAGAAGATGAAAACTACACTAGAGATGTCTAGAGATAATTTGAAGGTAGCTTTGAAAATTCTAGACAAAGTAGATAATTGGACAGAGGATGCGATACACAATGCATTGTTTTCGGCTATACAAGATATGGGTATAAAGAATGGACAGATGTTATGGCCAGTAAGAACAGCAGTGACAGGATTGCCTGCATCGCCAGGAGGGGCAATTGAGATTGCTTATATACTAGGAAAGACAGAAACATTGCGAAGGATAAGAGTTGGTATAGAAAAATTAGGAGGTCTAAATTAA
- the atpC gene encoding ATP synthase F1 subunit epsilon has product MDKSFKLDIVTPDKKFFGDMAEMIVINTSLGKIGVMKNHIPMVFAVMAGIIKIRKDGVDRKAFVGEGFMEVGRNSVTLMVDAAEWPEDIDLRRAQKAKERAEENLRRELAHKEYMRNKAALLRAIERIKITKKSI; this is encoded by the coding sequence ATGGATAAGTCATTTAAGTTAGATATAGTTACACCAGATAAAAAATTTTTTGGTGACATGGCAGAGATGATAGTAATAAACACATCTTTGGGTAAGATAGGTGTGATGAAAAATCATATTCCGATGGTGTTTGCGGTAATGGCTGGAATAATAAAGATAAGAAAAGATGGCGTTGATAGGAAAGCATTTGTTGGTGAAGGTTTCATGGAAGTGGGACGTAATTCCGTAACGCTTATGGTTGATGCGGCTGAGTGGCCGGAGGATATAGATTTAAGAAGAGCTCAAAAAGCAAAGGAAAGAGCAGAAGAAAATTTGCGAAGAGAGCTTGCACATAAAGAGTATATGAGGAATAAAGCGGCATTATTAAGAGCAATTGAAAGAATAAAAATAACTAAAAAGAGTATATGA
- the atpD gene encoding F0F1 ATP synthase subunit beta — MSGVGKIVRIIGPVIDVKFKPDELPKIYNAVEIEKDGEKIVCEVMKHLGDDVVRAVSMSPTEGLKRGMQVVDTGAPIMVPVGREVLGRVFNVLGEPIDKLGDVQTKERMPIHRSAPALEDQKGATEIFETGIKVIDLLAPYAKGGKIGLFGGAGVGKTVLIQELIRRIATKHGGYSVFTGVGERSREGNDLWNEMRESGVLDKTALIFGQMNEPPGARMRVGLSGLTVAEYFRDNMQQDVLLFIDNIFRFVQAGSEVSALMGRMPSAVGYQPTLATELGELQERITSTNKGSITSVQAVYVPADDLTDPAPATTFAHLDATTVLSREIVDLGIYPAVDPLESTSRILDPKVVGERHYNVARKVQEILQRNKELQDIIAILGMDELSEEDKLVVYRGRKIQRFLSQPFFVAENFTGMVGKYVPVEETIKGFEDIIEGKMDNISETHFLMAGNIDEVYERAKASESEE, encoded by the coding sequence ATGAGTGGTGTAGGGAAAATAGTCAGGATAATTGGTCCTGTAATAGATGTAAAATTTAAGCCAGATGAATTGCCGAAAATATATAATGCTGTAGAGATAGAGAAAGACGGCGAGAAGATAGTGTGTGAAGTTATGAAGCATTTAGGAGATGATGTAGTAAGAGCGGTGTCTATGTCTCCTACAGAAGGATTAAAAAGAGGTATGCAAGTGGTGGATACAGGTGCACCTATTATGGTGCCAGTAGGTAGAGAAGTATTGGGTAGGGTGTTTAATGTACTGGGTGAGCCAATAGACAAACTAGGTGACGTACAAACAAAGGAACGCATGCCAATACATAGGAGTGCACCTGCACTAGAGGATCAAAAAGGTGCGACTGAGATATTCGAGACGGGAATAAAGGTAATAGATTTGCTAGCTCCATATGCGAAAGGTGGAAAGATTGGTTTGTTCGGTGGCGCTGGAGTGGGTAAAACTGTTTTAATACAAGAACTAATACGAAGGATAGCAACTAAGCACGGAGGATATTCTGTGTTTACTGGTGTAGGTGAACGATCTAGAGAAGGAAATGATTTGTGGAATGAGATGAGAGAGTCAGGAGTATTAGATAAGACTGCGCTTATATTTGGTCAGATGAATGAGCCACCTGGAGCAAGGATGAGAGTTGGGCTTAGTGGACTTACTGTTGCGGAATATTTTAGGGATAATATGCAGCAAGATGTATTGTTGTTTATAGATAATATATTTAGATTTGTACAGGCTGGATCTGAGGTATCGGCACTTATGGGAAGGATGCCATCCGCAGTTGGATATCAGCCTACATTAGCAACTGAGTTGGGTGAGTTACAGGAGAGAATTACATCTACAAATAAAGGATCAATTACATCAGTTCAAGCGGTATATGTACCAGCAGATGATTTGACTGATCCAGCCCCAGCAACTACATTTGCTCATTTGGATGCTACAACGGTATTGTCAAGGGAAATAGTAGACTTGGGTATATATCCTGCAGTTGATCCTCTAGAGTCTACGTCTAGGATACTGGATCCTAAGGTAGTAGGGGAGAGACACTACAATGTTGCAAGAAAGGTGCAAGAGATCTTGCAGCGCAATAAGGAGCTACAAGACATAATAGCCATATTAGGTATGGATGAGTTATCGGAGGAGGATAAGCTTGTAGTGTACCGAGGAAGGAAGATACAAAGATTCTTATCACAACCATTTTTTGTTGCAGAAAACTTTACTGGTATGGTGGGTAAGTATGTTCCAGTAGAGGAAACAATAAAAGGTTTTGAGGATATAATTGAAGGGAAGATGGATAACATTTCAGAGACGCACTTTTTGATGGCGGGTAATATAGACGAAGTATATGAGAGGGCAAAAGCATCGGAAAGCGAGGAGTAG
- the atpG gene encoding ATP synthase F1 subunit gamma, with translation MMAKMREIKLRINSVKKTKQITKAMKLISVSKMKKARKQYEDTQAFYRRVKEVMAKVLKKEKKVDNIFFKKAKGDIKKAYFVLSGDKGLAGGYNNNIIKMVEDKVSKEDKMYVAGFYGKSHLSKSGFNVDEDFDYPVHNPTLLRASDVSEMFLTLFKENKINELYVVYTKVVSGMSFETKEMKLLPLDEKSLEEEIKLVSDEEEGFLYEPSVKEVLRILVDKYVKGIIYGLMVEAFVSEQTSRMTAMDNATRNADKMIKELDLYYNRARQAAITQEITEIIGGAAE, from the coding sequence ATCATGGCAAAGATGAGGGAGATCAAGTTAAGGATAAATAGTGTTAAGAAAACTAAGCAAATAACTAAAGCCATGAAACTTATATCTGTATCAAAGATGAAGAAGGCAAGAAAACAGTATGAAGATACACAAGCCTTTTACAGAAGGGTAAAGGAAGTAATGGCAAAGGTGTTGAAGAAAGAGAAAAAGGTAGATAATATTTTTTTTAAAAAGGCAAAAGGTGATATAAAAAAAGCATACTTTGTGTTGTCCGGAGATAAGGGTTTGGCAGGAGGATATAACAACAACATAATAAAGATGGTTGAAGATAAGGTTAGTAAGGAAGACAAAATGTATGTCGCGGGGTTTTATGGAAAGAGTCATTTAAGTAAGAGCGGTTTTAATGTTGATGAAGATTTTGATTATCCTGTTCATAATCCTACTTTGCTAAGAGCAAGTGATGTATCTGAGATGTTCTTAACATTGTTTAAGGAAAACAAAATAAATGAGTTGTATGTTGTGTATACTAAAGTTGTATCAGGAATGTCATTTGAGACAAAAGAAATGAAGCTTTTGCCTCTTGATGAAAAGAGTTTGGAAGAAGAAATAAAATTAGTTTCAGATGAAGAAGAAGGTTTTTTGTATGAGCCGTCAGTAAAAGAAGTACTTAGAATATTGGTTGATAAGTATGTAAAAGGGATAATATATGGGCTGATGGTGGAAGCGTTTGTTAGTGAACAAACATCCAGGATGACGGCGATGGATAATGCAACGCGTAATGCAGATAAGATGATAAAGGAATTAGATTTATATTATAATAGAGCAAGACAAGCGGCCATAACTCAGGAGATAACGGAGATTATCGGAGGAGCTGCCGAATGA
- a CDS encoding F0F1 ATP synthase subunit alpha codes for MGIKACDISEIIKSQIENYNMKVTADTVGYVIECGDGIARISGLDDCMQGELLKFEDGEFGMAMNLEEDSIACVILGDDANIKEGTKVYGTSRGIEIPVGSEVLGRVISPLGEPLDGKGEILSKKTRPVESKATGVIDRKSVSVPLETGILAIDSMIPIGRGQRELIIGDRGTGKSAIAVDAIINQKGKGVICIYVAIGQKASTVANIINKLEETGSMEYTVIVSSTASQKESLQYIAPYAGVAIAEEFMYNDHKDVLIVYDDLSKHAIAYRAMSLLLKRPPGREAYPGDVFYLHSRLLERAARISDELGGGSITALPIIETQAQDVSAYIPTNVISITDGQIYLEQELFNAGQRPAISVGLSVSRVGGAAQIKAMKKVSGTLRMTLAQYRELAVFAQFGSDLDKTTRETLMQGEKIMEVLKQDQYMPIEQQEQVVILYIAMNKYLMDVETKDVRKFVKDFIVYIKENYPKIISSIHDTGELTVGTEDMIKKAVVEFKESTKGGFTDHGKDEGDQVKDK; via the coding sequence TTGGGTATTAAGGCTTGTGATATTAGTGAAATTATAAAATCACAGATAGAAAACTATAATATGAAGGTTACTGCAGATACAGTAGGTTATGTTATAGAGTGTGGTGATGGCATAGCAAGAATAAGTGGGCTGGATGATTGTATGCAAGGTGAGCTCCTTAAATTTGAAGATGGCGAGTTTGGAATGGCCATGAATTTAGAGGAGGATAGTATTGCTTGTGTTATATTGGGCGATGACGCTAATATAAAAGAGGGAACAAAAGTTTACGGCACAAGTAGGGGTATTGAGATTCCGGTTGGTAGCGAAGTTTTAGGAAGAGTTATAAGTCCGTTAGGAGAGCCACTTGACGGGAAAGGTGAAATTTTATCTAAGAAAACGCGACCAGTTGAGTCAAAAGCTACAGGTGTAATAGATAGAAAATCGGTTAGTGTTCCGTTAGAGACTGGAATATTAGCGATAGATTCTATGATACCAATAGGAAGAGGTCAAAGAGAGCTTATAATTGGAGACAGAGGAACAGGCAAGAGTGCGATAGCTGTGGATGCAATAATAAATCAAAAGGGCAAAGGTGTTATATGTATCTATGTTGCAATAGGGCAGAAAGCATCAACTGTTGCGAACATAATAAATAAGTTAGAGGAAACTGGCTCAATGGAATACACAGTGATTGTGTCGTCTACTGCCAGTCAAAAGGAGTCGTTACAGTATATTGCACCTTATGCAGGAGTGGCAATAGCAGAAGAATTTATGTATAATGATCACAAAGATGTACTTATTGTGTATGATGATTTATCTAAGCATGCTATAGCGTATAGAGCAATGTCATTATTGCTAAAGAGGCCACCTGGAAGGGAAGCATATCCTGGGGATGTGTTTTATTTACACTCGAGGTTGTTGGAACGTGCAGCAAGAATAAGCGATGAATTGGGTGGAGGATCAATCACAGCTCTTCCCATAATAGAGACACAGGCACAGGATGTGTCAGCATATATACCGACCAATGTTATATCAATAACAGATGGGCAAATTTATTTAGAGCAAGAGTTATTTAATGCAGGACAAAGACCAGCAATAAGTGTCGGATTGTCGGTATCTAGGGTTGGAGGCGCGGCACAGATAAAGGCAATGAAGAAAGTTTCAGGTACATTAAGAATGACACTAGCACAGTATAGGGAACTTGCTGTTTTTGCACAATTTGGATCGGACTTGGATAAAACAACAAGAGAGACACTGATGCAAGGTGAAAAAATAATGGAGGTGCTAAAACAGGATCAGTATATGCCTATTGAGCAACAAGAACAAGTTGTTATTTTATATATAGCAATGAATAAGTATTTGATGGATGTTGAGACGAAGGATGTAAGAAAGTTTGTTAAAGATTTTATTGTATATATAAAAGAGAATTATCCAAAGATAATAAGTAGCATACATGATACTGGTGAGCTAACGGTAGGTACAGAGGATATGATAAAAAAAGCGGTAGTTGAGTTCAAGGAATCCACTAAAGGAGGATTTACAGATCATGGCAAAGATGAGGGAGATCAAGTTAAGGATAAATAG
- the atpH gene encoding ATP synthase F1 subunit delta yields MVEESKRYAKALFDVGLKRNATCDYKDKLCNLRELCSNEKELWPFLLNYSISKNDRKNVISKILEDDNEGIFLNFVKLLIDKDCIKFLSSIEKSYNKLYNDYHNIIELRVTSALELDEAEIQAIKRKYKEKFCDFDIDVINVVDKSIIGGIRIEYKDRVIDATLRTKLMNLKEHMLAGEQKYEK; encoded by the coding sequence ATGGTAGAGGAAAGCAAAAGATATGCTAAAGCGTTATTTGATGTAGGGCTAAAGAGAAATGCGACATGTGACTACAAAGATAAGCTTTGTAATTTAAGAGAGTTGTGTAGTAATGAAAAAGAGCTTTGGCCATTTTTGCTAAATTATAGTATTAGCAAAAATGATAGGAAAAATGTTATTAGTAAGATTTTAGAAGATGACAATGAGGGAATCTTTTTAAATTTTGTTAAGCTTTTAATAGACAAGGATTGCATAAAATTTTTGTCATCAATAGAAAAAAGTTATAATAAGTTGTATAATGATTATCATAACATAATAGAACTTAGGGTAACATCTGCATTAGAGCTAGATGAAGCGGAAATACAAGCCATAAAGCGCAAGTATAAAGAAAAGTTTTGTGACTTTGACATAGATGTAATAAATGTAGTGGATAAAAGTATTATTGGTGGCATAAGGATAGAATATAAAGATAGGGTGATTGATGCCACATTAAGGACTAAATTAATGAATTTAAAAGAGCACATGTTGGCTGGTGAACAAAAATACGAAAAGTAG
- the atpF gene encoding F0F1 ATP synthase subunit B: MFNFGPTFIWTMLNLIVMYVVLKKLLFKPIMKIMEDRENSIKKQIDDAEQLQNDAKVYKTRYKEQLDNAQKDGESIIKEAKEAAQKECEHMIEETRREAEKIIMKARGEIEEERDKMVQELRKQVVDLSILIASRVMEVNLNNETNKQVVRNFLDKEGVL, from the coding sequence ATGTTTAATTTTGGACCTACATTCATATGGACAATGCTAAATTTGATTGTTATGTATGTAGTCTTAAAAAAGTTACTCTTTAAGCCTATAATGAAGATAATGGAGGATAGAGAGAATAGCATAAAAAAACAAATAGATGACGCAGAACAATTGCAAAACGATGCTAAAGTATATAAAACTAGGTATAAAGAGCAGTTGGACAACGCCCAAAAGGATGGAGAATCAATTATAAAAGAAGCTAAGGAAGCTGCCCAAAAAGAGTGTGAACACATGATTGAGGAAACCAGAAGAGAGGCAGAAAAGATAATTATGAAAGCTCGAGGAGAGATAGAAGAAGAACGAGATAAGATGGTACAAGAGCTGCGAAAACAAGTAGTGGATCTTTCTATTTTAATTGCATCTAGGGTTATGGAGGTTAATCTAAATAACGAGACAAACAAGCAGGTTGTCAGAAATTTTTTAGATAAAGAAGGTGTATTATAA
- a CDS encoding ATP F0F1 synthase subunit C (produces ATP from ADP in the presence of a proton gradient across the membrane; subunit C is part of the membrane proton channel F0) → MKELPVSMVFAAVIPLLTCIVGGIGLAVATSKAANAAARQPEAADRIQSMLIIGGALIEATAVYGLIAAIMMIIKLG, encoded by the coding sequence ATGAAAGAGTTACCAGTATCGATGGTGTTTGCGGCGGTAATACCGTTGTTGACATGCATAGTAGGAGGAATAGGATTAGCAGTTGCAACATCAAAGGCAGCTAATGCAGCAGCAAGACAACCAGAGGCAGCTGATAGAATTCAGTCTATGTTGATAATAGGAGGCGCGTTGATAGAGGCAACAGCAGTTTATGGTCTTATAGCTGCTATTATGATGATAATTAAACTTGGTTAA